GACCGACTACGTCCGCGAAGCCCAACAGCTTCAAGCGCGGCTGCAGGTGCATTACCTGGAGCAAGAGGTCGCGTTGCTCGAGCAAGACGCGTCGCGCCCGCAGCGAGTCGTCCACGAATCCTACGTCGACATGGCGCCGGTTCGTCAGGGATTTACCGAATTGCCGCACGGCCAGGCCGGGCCGGTCATGCCCGACATCGCCAGCGATCGGGCCAACGGCGACTTCTGGCCGACGTTCAACACCGAGTGGGCGCTATCGGAACTTCGCGGCGCCGCCCGTGCACTGGCTCAAACGTCCTACGGTTCGGGCATTCTTGGCTCACTCAAGAGCTACATTATCCGGACCGGGTTCGATTACGCGGCGACGGCGATACGCGGACAAAATACGCCTGATCGTCTGGTCGCCGAGGTCCAGCGCATCGTCGACGAACTGTTGAGCGACAACCGCTGGGAGCTTGATTTTGAACAAGAGCTATGCGAGGCCGAGCGTACCGACGGCGAAATCATCCTCGCCCTAGAGCAAGACGGCGGCCAGGTCCGGATTCGTCGCGCCGAGCCTTCCTGGCTGACCGAGCCGGCTGACAAGGAATACCTTGAGCGGCGCATGGGCGTTGCGTCGCAACTCAACTGGCGATACGGAATCGCGACCGACGCCGACGACGCTTCGCGGGTCCATGGTTATTTCATCCAGTGGAACGCCGACGCATCGGCATGGAACCTTTACCCGTCGAGCCGGATCGTCCACATCAAGGGCAACACGCCGCGGCACGTGAAACGTGGGCTGACCGACTTTTACCCGGTGATCGTTGATTTAGCTGACGCGATCGCGCTCAATCGACGCATGAGCAAGGGGGCCGCGATTCAGGCGTCAATCGCGATGATCATCGAAGCGGTTTCCGGGTCGGGAGGACTAGGGATTGGCGGCGACTCGCCTGTTGGCGGCTCACTTACCCGCAACGATGGCGGAACCGGCACTCGAATCACCTCCAGCGGCCAGTACGTCTCGGAACGACGCAGCGATTGGCATGAAGGGATGGTGATCGATACCAAGAACAAGAAGTTCCAGGCGGGCCCGATGGGCGGAACCCAGGCCGCGAACTTCGTTCAGGTGCTGCAAGCTGGCTTGCGATCGATCGGGGTTCGCTGGCAGATGCCCGAATACATGATCAGCGGCGACGCTAGCAATAACAACTACGCGTCGATCCTGGAAGCCGGCAGTCCGTTCGTCTGCCGCATCGAAGGCGAGCAGGAAAAGCTCTGCAAGGCGTATGAGCGGATGCTGTGGGCCGTGGTCAGAATCGCCTGCGAGACCGGCCGCCTGAACCTGCACCGCTACGGCATGACCTGGAAAGACTTGCGGCGATGCGTCAACCTCATCGTTAGCGCGACAAGCCCGGTGATTCGCAAACGCGGCGAAGATTTTACTGTCGATGAAAAGTTGTACGACAAGGGGCTGATGTCGGGCGACACGCTGGCCGCGAAGTACGACCTCGACCCCGAGGAGGAGCGGGAGAAGGGGGCGAAGCCGCAGCCGGCCGCATTGCCGTTTGGCCAGCCAGCCGCCACGGAAGTCGATCCGCGAATCTCCCAAGCTCGAGCCGCCGCCCAAGAAGCCTTGCGTCTCTACGGCAACGGAAAGGGGGTTCACGACTAATGGACCTCCCGAACCGCACCGACTACGAACGCCAACTCCCCGCCGCACTG
This sequence is a window from Blastopirellula retiformator. Protein-coding genes within it:
- a CDS encoding phage portal protein; protein product: MAKTTNNPTDYVREAQQLQARLQVHYLEQEVALLEQDASRPQRVVHESYVDMAPVRQGFTELPHGQAGPVMPDIASDRANGDFWPTFNTEWALSELRGAARALAQTSYGSGILGSLKSYIIRTGFDYAATAIRGQNTPDRLVAEVQRIVDELLSDNRWELDFEQELCEAERTDGEIILALEQDGGQVRIRRAEPSWLTEPADKEYLERRMGVASQLNWRYGIATDADDASRVHGYFIQWNADASAWNLYPSSRIVHIKGNTPRHVKRGLTDFYPVIVDLADAIALNRRMSKGAAIQASIAMIIEAVSGSGGLGIGGDSPVGGSLTRNDGGTGTRITSSGQYVSERRSDWHEGMVIDTKNKKFQAGPMGGTQAANFVQVLQAGLRSIGVRWQMPEYMISGDASNNNYASILEAGSPFVCRIEGEQEKLCKAYERMLWAVVRIACETGRLNLHRYGMTWKDLRRCVNLIVSATSPVIRKRGEDFTVDEKLYDKGLMSGDTLAAKYDLDPEEEREKGAKPQPAALPFGQPAATEVDPRISQARAAAQEALRLYGNGKGVHD